The following coding sequences are from one Triticum dicoccoides isolate Atlit2015 ecotype Zavitan chromosome 4A, WEW_v2.0, whole genome shotgun sequence window:
- the LOC119288453 gene encoding uncharacterized protein LOC119288453 isoform X1 translates to MTAASTGGGDGGGGGGGASSPAAPRAMKRELAFALQSLSEITASPGRTRSGRSLLASPSLPSSPSKRRKAAARSDPPPTPPPDLVSPPTPPLDAEAPKPAPHHAAPLDAALLPPQVASALDAEVLPLFAATHHAADGLPLDALVASQDAAPAPREAATQDAPLDAELLPKVSHNAAEMLPEVSHNAAEVLPEVSHDAAEMPPLAAEVLPEVSHNATEAPPLAAEMLPEVSHNAPEAPPLAAEMLPEVSHNAPEAPSLAAEMLPEVSHNAPEAPSLAAKAHAVANQDAAAEASPKASHSDDVVMVDAEAQLNAQGDADLMGPCAFPAPMEKKKEEEGDGSNAAVPPQHQIDELPAPVTEAESAGKAATQDARVEPSTAAAHAMPDAEEGASMELDAPSVLLESTAGSNEPSVLDNALADPPVAAEGATIPASTAMDAEDAATPDSTAKIIKPKRRFTRSLLGLDRETAASEIIGDASLDFSATPGRRFTRSLLKPKVEAPPASIPVVPEEPVDSTPETPPSVTKMEMKMSKKVACLSKHPGNTRDLLSTGLLEGMPVMYIIPNSKKPVLKGVIAGCNIRCFCAKCDGSKAITTYFFELHAGSSKKHPAEYIYLANGNSLRDVLRACESSPLDSLDKTIQSCIDPMLTRTRTNCLNCNGQLPSQTEEQFLCDHCCPESNQPQDPTSPLACSKSSSSLTPSSKESLLKRMSASKGASTGKVTTKDTGLHKLVFKVLLDGTEVTYFVDGKKIIDGYIKDQRIYCNHCNKVVSPSAFEAHAGEGSRRKPYDNIYTSNGVSLHELSMSISKDMQLSERETDDLCRECGLGGDIFPCKMCPRSFHPACVGLPGVPSSEWFCDNCTILVQKEKALAANKNAKAAGRQAGVDSIEQILKRAIRIVPICDDLGGCALCKKKDFNNSVFDERTVILCDQCEKEYHVGCLRSEWQVDLKELPEGEWFCCDSCSEIRSSLDKMISEGAQPLSESDLDIIRKKHESKGLIMDTDTEIRWQLVAGRSATEDGNSLLSSAVPVIHQSFDPIIEAHTGRDLIPEMVHGRRPKEGMPGQDYSGMYCAVLTVGSTVVSAALLRVMGGDVAELPLVATSMDLQGLGYFQVLFSCIERLLVSLKVKHFMLPAAHEAEAIWMKKFGFSKIPQDQMEAYLNGGHLTVFHGTLNLYKAVPLPES, encoded by the exons ATGACCGCCGCCTccacgggcggcggcgacggcggaggaggcggcgggggcgcgtcgtCCCCGGCGGCGCCGCGGGCCATGAAGCGGGAGCTGGCCTTCGCGCTGCAGTCCCTGTCGGAGATCACGGCGTCCCCCGGCCGCACCCGCTCCGGCCGCTCCCTCctcgcctccccctccctcccctcctcgccgTCCAAGCGGAGGAAGGCCGCCGCCAGATCCGACCCCCCGCCCACCCCGCCCCCGGATCTGGTCTCCCCGCCCACCCCGCCCCTCGACGCCGAGGCGCCCAAGCCCGCCCCCCACCACGCCGCCCCCCTCGATGCTGCCCTCCTGCCGCCCCAGGTAGCTTCGGCCTTGGATGCGGAGGTGCTGCCGCTTTTCGCTGCCACTCACCACGCCGCCGATGGGTTACCCTTGGACGCCCTCGTAGCCAGCCAAGATGCTGCCCCGGCGCCGCGCGAGGCAGCCACCCAAGATGCTCCCCTGGATGCAGAGCTGCTGCCCAAGGTCAGCCACAACGCTGCCGAGATGCTGCCCGAGGTCAGCCACAACGCTGCCGAGGTGCTGCCCGAAGTCAGCCACGACGCTGCCGAGATGCCGCCCTTGGCTGCTGAGGTGCTGCCCGAGGTCAGCCACAATGCTACCGAGGCGCCGCCCTTGGCTGCCGAGATGCTGCCCGAGGTCAGCCACAACGCTCCCGAGGCGCCGCCCTTGGCTGCCGAGATGCTGCCCGAGGTCAGCCACAACGCTCCCGAGGCGCCGTCCTTGGCTGCCGAGATGCTGCCCGAGGTCAGCCACAACGCTCCCGAGGCGCCGTCCTTGGCTGCCAAGGCGCATGCGGTGGCCAACCAAGATGCTGCCGCCGAGGCGTCACCAAAGGCCAGCCACTCTGACGACGTCGTCATGGTGGACGCTGAGGCGCAGCTCAATGCTCAAGGCGACGCAGACCTCATGGGCCCCTGCGCATTCCCGGCGCcaatggagaagaagaaggaagaggaggGGGATGGATCCAATGCTGCCGTCCCCCCACAGCACCAAATAGATGAACTCCCTGCTCCTGTAACAGAGGCTGAATCTGCCGGCAAGGCGGCAACACAGGACGCAAGAGTCGAGCCCAGCACTGCTGCTGCGCATGCAATGCCGGACGCTGAAGAGGGCGCTAGCATGgaattggatgcaccttcggtttTGCTCGAGTCCACTGCTGGATCAAATGAACCCAGTGTGCTGGACAATGCGTTGGCTGATCCTCCTGTGGCTGCCGAGGGTGCCACCATACCTGCTTCCACTGCCATGGACGCTGAGGATGCCGCCACACCAGATTCCACTGCCAAGATCATCAAGCCTAAAAGACGCTTCACACGGTCTCTGCTTGGACTGGACAGAGAGACCGCAGCCAGTGAAATTATAGGAGATGCCTCGCTTGATTTTTCTGCAACACCAGGTAGGAGGTTCACAAGGTCACTGCTCAAGCCAAAGGTTGAGGCGCCTCCTGCCAGCATTCCGGTTGTGCCTGAAGAGCCCGTTGACAGCACACCAGAGACCCCTCCGTCGGTGACCAAGATGGAGATGAAGATGTCCAAGAAAGTTGCCTGCCTCTCAAAGCACCCAGGCAACACCAGAGATTTGCTCAGCACAGGACTACTCGAGGGAATGCCGGTCATGTACATCATCCCTAATAGCAAG AAGCCTGTGCTGAAAGGTGTGATTGCAGGTTGCAATATACGTTGCTTTTGTGCTAAGTGTGATGGCTCCAAG GCTATTACTACATATTTCTTCGAATTACATGCTGGAAGCAGCAAAAAACACCCTGCAGAGTACATCTACTTAGCAAATGGTAATAGCTTGCGGGATGTGCTGCGTGCCTGTGAAAGTTCTCCTTTGGATTCTCTAGATAAAACAATCCAGTCCTGCATTGATCCCATGCTTACAAGGACCCGCACGAATTGTCTGAACTGCAACG GTCAGCTACCTTCACAAACTGAAGAACAGTTTCTGTGTGATCACTGTTGCCCAGAGTCAAACCAACCTCAAGATCCCACTTCCCCGTTGGCATGCAGCAAGAGCAGTTCCAG TCTGACTCCAAGTTCCAAGGAATCTTTGTTGAAGAGGATGTCGGCAAGCAAAGGCGCGAGTACTGGAAAAGTAACAACAAA GGATACGGGGCTACACAAACTGGTATTCAAGGTTTTGCTTGACGGTACTGAAGTAACCTACTTTGTTGATGGGAAG AAAATAATCGATGGATACATCAAGGATCAAAGAATCTACTGTAATCATTGCAACAAAGTG GTCAGCCCCTCAGCGTTCGAAGCTCATGCTGGTGAGGGATCAAGACGCAAACC GTATGACAACATCTATACGTCAAATGGGGTATCCCTGCATGAGCTGTCGATGAGTATATCAAAAGACATGCAATTGTCGGAACGTGAAACTGATGATCTGTGCAGAGAATGTGGTCTAGGAGGGGATATTTTCCCTTGTAAAATGTGTCCAAGGTCATTTCACCCAG CTTGCGTTGGGCTGCCTGGAGTTCCCTCGTCGGAGTGGTTTTGTGATAACTGCACCATCCTCGTTCAGAAAGAAAAGGCTTTAGCAGCAAATAAGAATGCCAAGGCTGCCGGGAGGCAGGCCGGAGTCGATTCTATTGAGCAGATTTTGAAGAGGGCTATTAGAATCGTCCCAATCTGTGATGACCTTGGAGGATGCGCCTTATGCAA GAAAAAGGATTTTAACAATTCAGTATTTGATGAGCGCACTGTGATACTCTGTGATCAA TGCGAGAAAGAATACCATGTAGGATGTTTGAGGAGTGAATGGCAGGTCGACCTGAAG GAATTACCAGAAGGGGAGTGGTTCTGTTGTGATAGTTGCTCTGAGATACGCTCCTCTTTGGACAAGATGATTTCTGAAGGAGCTCAGCCTTTGTCGGAGTCAGATCTTGATATCATAAGGAAGAAGCACGAGTCCAAAGGCTTAATCATGGACACCGATACAGAGATCAGATGGCAATTGGTTGCTGGTAGAAGTGCCACTGAAGATGGCAACTCATTGCTTTCTTCTGCTGTCCCAGTTATTCAT CAATCTTTTGATCCAATCATTGAAGCCCATACTGGTAGGGATCTAATTCCTGAGATGGTCCACGG GAGGAGACCTAAAGAAGGAATGCCAGGCCAAGATTACAGTGGAATGTACTGTGCGGTCTTAACTGTAGG TTCTACTGTCGTGTCGGCAGCACTCTTGCGTGTCATGGGAGGTGACGTGGCCGAACTGCCACTGGTTGCTACAAGTATGGATCTTCAAGGACTG GGCTACTTCCAAGTGTTGTTCTCATGCATCGAAAGGCTGCTAGTTTCGCTCAAGGTGAAGCACTTCATGCTTCCGGCCGCCCATGAAGCTGAAGCCATCTGGATGAAGAAGTTTGGCTTCTCTAAAATCCCTCAGGATCAG ATGGAAGCTTATCTTAACGGGGGACACCTCACCGTATTCCATGGAACCTTGAACCTGTACAAGGCCGTTCCATTGCCTGAATCTTAG
- the LOC119288453 gene encoding uncharacterized protein LOC119288453 isoform X2, which translates to MTAASTGGGDGGGGGGGASSPAAPRAMKRELAFALQSLSEITASPGRTRSGRSLLASPSLPSSPSKRRKAAARSDPPPTPPPDLVSPPTPPLDAEAPKPAPHHAAPLDAALLPPQVASALDAEVLPLFAATHHAADGLPLDALVASQDAAPAPREAATQDAPLDAELLPKVSHNAAEMLPEVSHNAAEVLPEVSHDAAEMPPLAAEVLPEVSHNATEAPPLAAEMLPEVSHNAPEAPPLAAEMLPEVSHNAPEAPSLAAKAHAVANQDAAAEASPKASHSDDVVMVDAEAQLNAQGDADLMGPCAFPAPMEKKKEEEGDGSNAAVPPQHQIDELPAPVTEAESAGKAATQDARVEPSTAAAHAMPDAEEGASMELDAPSVLLESTAGSNEPSVLDNALADPPVAAEGATIPASTAMDAEDAATPDSTAKIIKPKRRFTRSLLGLDRETAASEIIGDASLDFSATPGRRFTRSLLKPKVEAPPASIPVVPEEPVDSTPETPPSVTKMEMKMSKKVACLSKHPGNTRDLLSTGLLEGMPVMYIIPNSKKPVLKGVIAGCNIRCFCAKCDGSKAITTYFFELHAGSSKKHPAEYIYLANGNSLRDVLRACESSPLDSLDKTIQSCIDPMLTRTRTNCLNCNGQLPSQTEEQFLCDHCCPESNQPQDPTSPLACSKSSSSLTPSSKESLLKRMSASKGASTGKVTTKDTGLHKLVFKVLLDGTEVTYFVDGKKIIDGYIKDQRIYCNHCNKVVSPSAFEAHAGEGSRRKPYDNIYTSNGVSLHELSMSISKDMQLSERETDDLCRECGLGGDIFPCKMCPRSFHPACVGLPGVPSSEWFCDNCTILVQKEKALAANKNAKAAGRQAGVDSIEQILKRAIRIVPICDDLGGCALCKKKDFNNSVFDERTVILCDQCEKEYHVGCLRSEWQVDLKELPEGEWFCCDSCSEIRSSLDKMISEGAQPLSESDLDIIRKKHESKGLIMDTDTEIRWQLVAGRSATEDGNSLLSSAVPVIHQSFDPIIEAHTGRDLIPEMVHGRRPKEGMPGQDYSGMYCAVLTVGSTVVSAALLRVMGGDVAELPLVATSMDLQGLGYFQVLFSCIERLLVSLKVKHFMLPAAHEAEAIWMKKFGFSKIPQDQMEAYLNGGHLTVFHGTLNLYKAVPLPES; encoded by the exons ATGACCGCCGCCTccacgggcggcggcgacggcggaggaggcggcgggggcgcgtcgtCCCCGGCGGCGCCGCGGGCCATGAAGCGGGAGCTGGCCTTCGCGCTGCAGTCCCTGTCGGAGATCACGGCGTCCCCCGGCCGCACCCGCTCCGGCCGCTCCCTCctcgcctccccctccctcccctcctcgccgTCCAAGCGGAGGAAGGCCGCCGCCAGATCCGACCCCCCGCCCACCCCGCCCCCGGATCTGGTCTCCCCGCCCACCCCGCCCCTCGACGCCGAGGCGCCCAAGCCCGCCCCCCACCACGCCGCCCCCCTCGATGCTGCCCTCCTGCCGCCCCAGGTAGCTTCGGCCTTGGATGCGGAGGTGCTGCCGCTTTTCGCTGCCACTCACCACGCCGCCGATGGGTTACCCTTGGACGCCCTCGTAGCCAGCCAAGATGCTGCCCCGGCGCCGCGCGAGGCAGCCACCCAAGATGCTCCCCTGGATGCAGAGCTGCTGCCCAAGGTCAGCCACAACGCTGCCGAGATGCTGCCCGAGGTCAGCCACAACGCTGCCGAGGTGCTGCCCGAAGTCAGCCACGACGCTGCCGAGATGCCGCCCTTGGCTGCTGAGGTGCTGCCCGAGGTCAGCCACAATGCTACCGAGGCGCCGCCCTTGGCTGCCGAGATGCTGCCCGAGGTCAGCCACAACGCTCCCGAGGCGCCGCCCTTGGCTGCCGAGATGCTGCCCGAG GTCAGCCACAACGCTCCCGAGGCGCCGTCCTTGGCTGCCAAGGCGCATGCGGTGGCCAACCAAGATGCTGCCGCCGAGGCGTCACCAAAGGCCAGCCACTCTGACGACGTCGTCATGGTGGACGCTGAGGCGCAGCTCAATGCTCAAGGCGACGCAGACCTCATGGGCCCCTGCGCATTCCCGGCGCcaatggagaagaagaaggaagaggaggGGGATGGATCCAATGCTGCCGTCCCCCCACAGCACCAAATAGATGAACTCCCTGCTCCTGTAACAGAGGCTGAATCTGCCGGCAAGGCGGCAACACAGGACGCAAGAGTCGAGCCCAGCACTGCTGCTGCGCATGCAATGCCGGACGCTGAAGAGGGCGCTAGCATGgaattggatgcaccttcggtttTGCTCGAGTCCACTGCTGGATCAAATGAACCCAGTGTGCTGGACAATGCGTTGGCTGATCCTCCTGTGGCTGCCGAGGGTGCCACCATACCTGCTTCCACTGCCATGGACGCTGAGGATGCCGCCACACCAGATTCCACTGCCAAGATCATCAAGCCTAAAAGACGCTTCACACGGTCTCTGCTTGGACTGGACAGAGAGACCGCAGCCAGTGAAATTATAGGAGATGCCTCGCTTGATTTTTCTGCAACACCAGGTAGGAGGTTCACAAGGTCACTGCTCAAGCCAAAGGTTGAGGCGCCTCCTGCCAGCATTCCGGTTGTGCCTGAAGAGCCCGTTGACAGCACACCAGAGACCCCTCCGTCGGTGACCAAGATGGAGATGAAGATGTCCAAGAAAGTTGCCTGCCTCTCAAAGCACCCAGGCAACACCAGAGATTTGCTCAGCACAGGACTACTCGAGGGAATGCCGGTCATGTACATCATCCCTAATAGCAAG AAGCCTGTGCTGAAAGGTGTGATTGCAGGTTGCAATATACGTTGCTTTTGTGCTAAGTGTGATGGCTCCAAG GCTATTACTACATATTTCTTCGAATTACATGCTGGAAGCAGCAAAAAACACCCTGCAGAGTACATCTACTTAGCAAATGGTAATAGCTTGCGGGATGTGCTGCGTGCCTGTGAAAGTTCTCCTTTGGATTCTCTAGATAAAACAATCCAGTCCTGCATTGATCCCATGCTTACAAGGACCCGCACGAATTGTCTGAACTGCAACG GTCAGCTACCTTCACAAACTGAAGAACAGTTTCTGTGTGATCACTGTTGCCCAGAGTCAAACCAACCTCAAGATCCCACTTCCCCGTTGGCATGCAGCAAGAGCAGTTCCAG TCTGACTCCAAGTTCCAAGGAATCTTTGTTGAAGAGGATGTCGGCAAGCAAAGGCGCGAGTACTGGAAAAGTAACAACAAA GGATACGGGGCTACACAAACTGGTATTCAAGGTTTTGCTTGACGGTACTGAAGTAACCTACTTTGTTGATGGGAAG AAAATAATCGATGGATACATCAAGGATCAAAGAATCTACTGTAATCATTGCAACAAAGTG GTCAGCCCCTCAGCGTTCGAAGCTCATGCTGGTGAGGGATCAAGACGCAAACC GTATGACAACATCTATACGTCAAATGGGGTATCCCTGCATGAGCTGTCGATGAGTATATCAAAAGACATGCAATTGTCGGAACGTGAAACTGATGATCTGTGCAGAGAATGTGGTCTAGGAGGGGATATTTTCCCTTGTAAAATGTGTCCAAGGTCATTTCACCCAG CTTGCGTTGGGCTGCCTGGAGTTCCCTCGTCGGAGTGGTTTTGTGATAACTGCACCATCCTCGTTCAGAAAGAAAAGGCTTTAGCAGCAAATAAGAATGCCAAGGCTGCCGGGAGGCAGGCCGGAGTCGATTCTATTGAGCAGATTTTGAAGAGGGCTATTAGAATCGTCCCAATCTGTGATGACCTTGGAGGATGCGCCTTATGCAA GAAAAAGGATTTTAACAATTCAGTATTTGATGAGCGCACTGTGATACTCTGTGATCAA TGCGAGAAAGAATACCATGTAGGATGTTTGAGGAGTGAATGGCAGGTCGACCTGAAG GAATTACCAGAAGGGGAGTGGTTCTGTTGTGATAGTTGCTCTGAGATACGCTCCTCTTTGGACAAGATGATTTCTGAAGGAGCTCAGCCTTTGTCGGAGTCAGATCTTGATATCATAAGGAAGAAGCACGAGTCCAAAGGCTTAATCATGGACACCGATACAGAGATCAGATGGCAATTGGTTGCTGGTAGAAGTGCCACTGAAGATGGCAACTCATTGCTTTCTTCTGCTGTCCCAGTTATTCAT CAATCTTTTGATCCAATCATTGAAGCCCATACTGGTAGGGATCTAATTCCTGAGATGGTCCACGG GAGGAGACCTAAAGAAGGAATGCCAGGCCAAGATTACAGTGGAATGTACTGTGCGGTCTTAACTGTAGG TTCTACTGTCGTGTCGGCAGCACTCTTGCGTGTCATGGGAGGTGACGTGGCCGAACTGCCACTGGTTGCTACAAGTATGGATCTTCAAGGACTG GGCTACTTCCAAGTGTTGTTCTCATGCATCGAAAGGCTGCTAGTTTCGCTCAAGGTGAAGCACTTCATGCTTCCGGCCGCCCATGAAGCTGAAGCCATCTGGATGAAGAAGTTTGGCTTCTCTAAAATCCCTCAGGATCAG ATGGAAGCTTATCTTAACGGGGGACACCTCACCGTATTCCATGGAACCTTGAACCTGTACAAGGCCGTTCCATTGCCTGAATCTTAG